AACACAAGATTTGGCTTCGCACTCGCTCTTTTGTATCAATCTTATTGACGTCCTGGTCTTCAACTAAACTATGGTTCTTATTACTCGCTCCAGATAGAGATGCAGGTCATTTGAAGTCGGATCCTACCATATGGCTCGCAAATTTATCTCGGCAAGGCCACGGTGtgggttttgttttggcCCTAGTTCCCTACACTACATGTGAAACAAAACGGTTAAAATGCATCCCCAACCTCATAGTTCATTGACAAAATCAGCGAGTGCGGCAATAGCAACTGGAATAGCGAACGGATCTACAACCGCCGCAACGCCTGTAGCCACGAGGGTGGCCAACTTACCACCAACGTCTTTCTCCCTACTGTTCTGTGCCGTAGCTCTCAGAGAGTCGTTCTCGGACATAATGTGCTCCATCTGCCTTTGGTTTTGCTCTTGCATCTCCTGAATCTGTTCTCGAAACCCAGCCGACAGCTTAGCTTGCTGCAGGCGCATGTCGCGCATTTGTTCACGCATGTCAGCTCTGCCATCTTCACGCAAACGATCCGCCTCTAGCTGCTGCCGTTGGAATTTGTCGTCATACTCCTTCTTGAGTAGGTTGAATTTGCGCTTATTCTCGCCTTCGATGCGGCGGATCTCCTCACGACGTTCCTGGCGGAGTATGTCTTGGTCCATATGGATGCGCTCAAGCTTCTGTTGCATTTGCTCACGCTCCATGCGCAAAATTCTTTCATACTTGACGTCCGTCTCTGCTATTGCCGCAGCTGTCTCTTGCTGAATGCGATCCAACTCTTGTTTGTACTTGGTTTCCAGCCGATATAGCTCCTCATTTACGGCGTTGCCGGCAGCTGTTTCTCCCAAAGGCTTTTCCTCATCTACTAATTCACGCTGGATATCCAGTGTTACTGTGGCCTTGTTCGCGAAAGACATCAGGATGTCCATAGCGGATTGCTGAGTTCCTGTGAAGCGTCGAACCTGAGCACCATGCTCCATCATGGTTCCCCAAAAGTTCGGCTTTGTCCGTAATTCATCCTCATGGGCGACggctttggcatcttcaaTTTGGCCCCAGAATGTAGAGGCAATACCAACGTTCTTCATTGGGTCATCGCCACAGAGCTTACGGAACATTTTGAGGTTTCTCATGCCGCTGCCATCCATTCGCACATCAGTGATTCGGTGGAGATATATGATGCCGGTGAGCTTGGCGTTCTGGCGATAAGTAACCTCGAGCCATTTGGCAAGGTCAAGAAGGACCTCCGTGTCGGAACGGTACGTGTCATTGAAACCTGGGGTGTCGACAAGGATTATGTTATGGccgttgatgttgaattCGAATGCGGCAATCTTCTGGGTGCCTGGATGTTTGAAGCCCAAGTTAGTAGGACGTTTATGTTGACTGCCATCTTAGCATTTTGATATCCTAACTCACATGCTTCCAACGAATGGCCGACCACCACCTCGGTATTTCCGCTGGCGGCGCGGACAAATGTACTTTTCCCAGCCCCGGTCACTCCCATAACTCCAATTACCATGATTGGTTGCCCCTTGATGAGCATTTTGTGCCACTTTGGACTTGGGCGTAACGTAAATCAAGcttttgttgtctggtgtttcttgGTAAGGGAGGTGTTCACTGATGTGCAACTTCACCTCAAGTGTAGAGTGCTCTGTGAGTATCATCTATGGTGACTCTGACTTGGAAACGGGGCTCTAAAGGGCTTAGGCTACCCGACACTTCCAAAATCATCACATGGCGCATCATCACACTGGCCAAAATGTGATAACATTTTGGGCTGCCTAGGCGGCCGCGTGGGTGAGaccttctttcctcctcccGCCACCATATGCTCAGCCGTATCACCCATAGTCGCCAAACGCAAGCCCTGCTGATGACCGCAGTAAACTAGTGAGTGAGGTGGCTCAGATATTCGCCCGTTGAGCACGAAAGTGAGGCGGTGTTTCTCGTGTCTCTGCATTTATTAGGGGATACGATTGGTTGACGGCTGAATCTTGTTGGAATCAGGCTATGATATATACAATGGAATAAGTAGAAAGACTCGATAAGCTGCAATGCATGAGATCGCCCTCGTCACAGGCCTAATTTGATAGTTCAATTTCCTTGCCACCCTTGCAGTCTGCACCTGCGCCTGCGGGCCCGAGCAATACCCTGGCGGGCATCCAGACCCGCCTCATTGTCTGATAGGCTTCTCCCTCCTCTGTTCCGAAGACAACAACTGCCGGCTGGACTAACATTGTGATGGGTAGGCCATCATAGGAAGTTGGGTCTCCTGGATGATGCATTGGATGAGGTTTAGCAACTTCCGACGTGATGTCAAGGAAGTCGAGGCCGCCGCCCTCCAGGCCAACGCACTTCATGTACGACCTATGAGTCCATAGATGCGTAGACTTCGTCAGAGCCCGGTCAATCTGATCTACAAGCCACTCAAAGCACTCATGACCTTCTTGTTCTGTCAAATGTTGGAGTAGATATCGGGCTGGGCCGCCGAGGAAATTCTCCGTCAGTCGCTTGGCTAGGCCGACCCGGCCAGCGGCCAGTTTCTCAGCCACCTCTCGATTCTCAGCCCTTTTGGACGATCCCATCCCGTTCGTGGAGAAGAATCTCATCAATGACACCCTCCACTGGTGACTAGATACTTCTTGGACTAGGCCTCATGGTTAGCGGTCAAGTGCGTAGTGAAGCCTAATTTCATATATGAGACGGATAGCGTACTGTTTTGGAGCAGATTAAAAAGTTTGGCCATGTGCTCTTTGACATTGGGGACTTCTTTGTGCACAAAATTCTGGATTTCGGTGGGCGGTTCAATATTGTCTCGTGAGAACTGCTCCGTGTTGCCAAGATTCAAAGCGAGATCGAAGTCCTCAAGGGCATCAAATACCCACCATGGAGATGAAAATGCTGTCGCACAGATGTAGTTCATAGCCAttccctgaagaagcatgCCTGCACCGTCAGTGTTACTTAGCAGCTCTTCAGGGAGACGACCATTttccacaaccacaaacttTCCCAGCGAGTTCCATTCGTTCGCCGGAATGCTGGAGAAAGCCTCCAAATCGTCGCACGCATATGCTCTTGTCCAGTCGTATACTTCGGCGGCCATACTTTCAAACCAAACCACGACCTCGCTGTCAGATATGGCAAAGGACTTTGTCTGCTCCGTCATGACCTGAGCAGCGGCTTGAGCTTTCTGAATTCggctttcttgctcttcaagAGTTCTTTCCAAGACTATGATGCGTTTATTCAGCTCGAGTTCTTGCCTTTCATGTGCCTCATTGAGACTACAAAGTTCCCTGCGGTGATTTCTTTCAAGTACCCGTGCACCGTTTTCTAATTTCGGGATGCTGTCTTGTGACCACCACAAATATCCTTTGAGGTTCTGGATCCAGTTCCCGGATTCAGCAGGAGGCGAAAAAACCGAGGAATGATTCTCTCTCGTCTTGGATAACGGCGGGTTAACACTTTGTCCATATCTGAAGCATCATCATACATACCTGGAGTTTATTCGGCGCTACAATCTGCTTGACCTGCAAGAACTCTTCAAATTCTTGACGATCCTCAACAGTCGACCCACAGCGACTGCAAATGTTGTCCTTTGGAGCCCAACCTCCGCAAAGCCACTGAGAGGCGTCCTCCGTCTCGGGGTTCGTAAAGTGTGTTGGGGTGTTTCGGGGCGACCATAGAGCGGAGGGAGTAGCTATTCTGCTGGATTGGGCTGGTATGTACGAAGTGCTGGTCCCGTGGGCagggtgagggtgagaaGTTGCTTCGATGTTTACCTCAGGCTGTGGCGGAGCATGGGTGGCTCTAGGGGGCCGATGCTCATCAACTTGCGTTTCGCGAGATGCATCATGACTATACATGTTTCTAGTATGGGATCTAGATGTACTTTTCTCCGTTCCTACTAGTGTTAGCTGTTTATAAAGACATGTAACTTCAGATAACTTCCTTTCTAACTTACCTCGAGACCCTCTTGGTTGGTTACGACCACGACTTTTGTGCTCATTCTCATTCTGATTCGGTTTGTGAAACATCGTAACGTCCGAAGTGCAATGTGGTCAAACAAAAGCCGAAATTCTGATTAATCTGAGTGTGAGATGTGTCGTTTGTATTGTTCAATCTAAAGCCGGGAGAGAACTTGACGGCTTTtaacaagaagaaagattGTAATGACCTGTCCGTACGCAACTTTGGGATACAGCCCGCGGAAGCCTTGTACTCCGCCGCCAGACTCTTACCGCATACACGACCTTTCGATAAAGGTCTAGACTCTTTATCCTCTACATGTGTTGTCACATTCTGAGTCGCATGCTAAGCAAGTTGTGCTCAGCCTTGTTCACAGCTCTCTGCAGAAATATTGATTGATCACCACGCCACTCAAGCCTCGACATTAGGTTGACTTCAGCTCGGGCAATTCGTGTGGTGGGAGGCTTGCAACTTCAAATAGTACACTTAATCACACACTCTGGAGGACTGGCTTCTGCTACATAACGTACGTTGGCATAGTATATTTATACGAAGACGGCCAATCTGGTTCTTCAATCCATAGTCATATGAGAAAGAGTCTCTTTGTCTCAAGATTAGGTCCAAAATGGAAAGCAAGAAGCTCATTGTCGGTGTCGACTACGGAACGACGTACTCTGGTAGGTTTTATTCTCCATATTGTTGATTCCATTTGTCTAACTCAAGATAAAAAGGCGTCAGCTGGGTTTGGTCCACTGCTACCGGTATAGAGGATGTTCAGCTCATCGGTGAATGGGGTACAGCAGAGAGGACCACTGGAAAGGCAGGTTTCGAGAGACTTGTTCCATCCAGAATTGCTTACTCGCCTGAAATCAGCTGGGGCTATGTCATCGACCCTGACGCTACAGTGTATTGCTGGTCCAAACTTCTTCTGGACAGATATGCCCAGCCATCTGACTTTGATGACCCTTCGTTGACAGACGTTGATGGCCCTGGCCTGCTAATCACTCCTCCGGGAAAGACACCAGAAGATGTGGTGACAGATTTCCTAACTCAACTCTACCAACACGTCATGGAGCGCCTGGCAAGCAAGATAAATGAGTCTATCCTCTCTGTCACCCCAATAGAGTTTTGGTTCACTATTCCAGCCCTGTGGAGCATCAGAGCAGAGAATTCTACAAGGGATGCTGCCGTGAAAGCGGGTTTTGGCTCTCGTCCAAAGGATAATATTCACTTGATCCGCGAGCCAGAAGCAGCGGTAATTTGTTGCCTGAACGAAATGACCAAGGACGGAGGGAATGAGCTCGTCAAGGTACATACTGTCGCGAGTTTCTACTCAGAGAGAATCACAGGAGCAACTAACGACCACTCCACAGGTTGGCGACGGAGTTATTGTATGCGACTGTGGCGGTGGCACTGTGGTAAGTCAGCTTTTGACAGCAACAAAGGGACATAGCTTACATTTTCAAGGACCTCACATCATATGCAGTTCAAGTCGCACACCCAAAACCTAGCTTGAGTCAGGCATGTGTTGGTGAAGGTATGTATCCTCAATGTTTCCTACTGTAGTAATAGTGTTTGGTGGCTGAGAGTAACCTGATAGACAATAGGCGGAAAATGCGGTTCTACAACAATCGATCGGGCTCTACACAGGCTCATGGCCTCCCGTTTTGGATCGGCTTTTACAGATTTACCTTACGAGATGAAGAGTGGAAGCTCGAGTTTTATGCTACAATTTGAGTCAGCTAAGCGTGACTTTGGCGTTTCGAAAGTTGCATCGCGGAAGTATAGGTTCACTCTCAACATTGGTGCTTCACAATCTGAGTGGTATGACGCAAGAAGGGGTGAGATAATAATCACCACGTGAGTAGTAACGTTAGTCTTTTATCGAAAAAGAGCAAAGGCTTACACATACTTCATGCAGCGACGACATGAAGAGCCTTTTTGATCCTGTAGTTCAGCAGATCATCGGCCTATTGGAACAACAACTCAAAGCATCGAAATCGGAGAGCAACCTGGATATCAAGGTAAGTATCCGCATAATGAAGGTCGAGGTAACACCTAGCAATCTAatgaagacaccagaccataTGTGTAGTCGGCGGCTTCGGGGAATCTGTCTACCTGTTCAACAAACTTTTAGAATGGTGCCCGTCCGGCATAGAGCTCATCAATCCCACCAAATCGTACGTGCCATTCTGTTTGCAATCTTTGATACTTTGATCTAACGGCGGTCTATTTAAGATGGGAAGCAATCTGCATCGGCGCCGCCCTGCGTGGCCTCGATGGTCCAACCGTGATCAAGAAAAAGTGCCGTCGCCACATAGGCATCGGTATCTCGAAGCCATTTCGCGAAGGCATTGATAgtgctgatgatgccttCCACGATCTTTTTGATAATGAGAAACTAGCACGTGGTCATGTCGACTGGTTGGTCAATCGAGTAAGTCGCACCTTTGAAGGCAACTAGTAGAAGCTGTGAACTGAATCCAGATGTTAGGGCGAGATCATCACCCCCGAGACCGTCGTCATTCGCAGCTACGTTATGGCTTTTCTTGTCGATGGTGAGAAAAAATGGCAACAAAACTTGTATGAAAGTACCATGGCAGTTGCCCCAGAGAAACTGACCCATCATTGTATTTTGTCCCCATAATTCCAACTCAAAGAAAAT
The genomic region above belongs to Pochonia chlamydosporia 170 chromosome 2, whole genome shotgun sequence and contains:
- a CDS encoding P-loop containing nucleoside triphosphate hydrolase (similar to Glarea lozoyensis ATCC 20868 XP_008087782.1), which gives rise to MLIKGQPIMVIGVMGVTGAGKSTFVRAASGNTEVVVGHSLEACTQKIAAFEFNINGHNIILVDTPGFNDTYRSDTEVLLDLAKWLEVTYRQNAKLTGIIYLHRITDVRMDGSGMRNLKMFRKLCGDDPMKNVGIASTFWGQIEDAKAVAHEDELRTKPNFWGTMMEHGAQVRRFTGTQQSAMDILMSFANKATVTLDIQRELVDEEKPLGETAAGNAVNEELYRLETKYKQELDRIQQETAAAIAETDVKYERILRMEREQMQQKLERIHMDQDILRQERREEIRRIEGENKRKFNLLKKEYDDKFQRQQLEADRLREDGRADMREQMRDMRLQQAKLSAGFREQIQEMQEQNQRQMEHIMSENDSLRATAQNSREKDVGGKLATLVATGVAAVVDPFAIPVAIAALADFVNEL